The following nucleotide sequence is from Bacteroidota bacterium.
AAGAAACTCTATATTTAACCTTTTTATCTCTAAGCAAAGTATCTTTAGTAATCACTCCTGCTGACCCTGCTCCGTAAATAGCCACTTTAACAATTTCTCCTACCTTTTCTGTAGCCAGCTGGAATACTGCACGTACAACCAACCTGCTACCTATAAGAACTAACAACACAAGCAGGGAATGAATTATTATCACCCCTTTAGGTATTACAAAACGTGGTTCATCAAACCAAACTTCTGTACTCAGGTAAGATATAATATATGCAAAAAGTCCGGCTACTAAACTTGCTTTTATTATTTTAATAGCATCTTTAATTCCGGAATGTCTAATTATTCCCGAATAGGGCCTAAACCTCAAATAGAACAAGAAATATAGAGCTGTTATAAATATCGCCTGGTTTATACTTGCATGTCTGTCAACCGACACAACGTCAAACCCCATTCTAATCAAATAGGCTATATAAAACAAAGGTGCTACTATAATTATATCAAAAGCAAGTATCACCCAACGAGACAGGAATCTGTTGGAAAAGTAGTTAAGTAAGTATCTATACATGTCCAAAAAATTTTAAAGACCAATAAATTTCAATGTAAGGTTTTGACTACTACAAAGTTAAGGCTTTTTTTATATTATCAGTTACTCTTTTTCGATCTTCATCTGTTAAATTTGATCCCGAAGGCAAACAAAGTCCCTTTTCGAAAAGCATTTCCGATACTCCTCCACCATAGAACGGATATTCTTCAAATACCGGCTGCATATGCATTGGCTTCCATAATGGTCGTGATTCAACATTTACCTTTTCCAGAGCAATCCTGATATCTTCTCTTGTTTTACCTCCTGTTTTTTTAGGGTCAATTATCACACAGGTTAGCCACCTGTTAGAAAAACTACCTTCTAACTCTTCTACAAATTCTACTCCTAGATTTTCGAGCTCTTTTTTGTATAACTCATAATTATTACGACGATACTCTATATGCTTATCCAAAACCTTCATCTGGCCAATTCCAATGGCAGCACTAACGTTACTCATCCTGTAATTATAACCTATTTCGCTGTGCTGATAATGCACGGCTGCATCTCTGGCCTGAGTGGAAAGAAACTTTGCCTTATCAATATATCCTTTATTAGATGATACTATGGCTCCGCCTCCTGAAGTAGTAATTATTTTATTTCCGTTAAATGAAAAAACACCAATTTCACCAAAAGTCCCAAGTGATTTTCCTTTATAAGTAGCACCTAATGCTTCAGCAGCATCTTCAATTACAGGGATATCATATTTTTCAGCAACTTCAAACAATTCATCATTTTTTGCTGCATTACCATATAGATAAACCAATATAATTGCTTTGGGCTTTTTCCCCTTTGAAATCCTGTCTTTAATTGCCTGCTCAAGATATTCAGGCGACATATTCCATGTTTCCTCTTCTGAATCAATAAATACAGGTGTGGCTTTTTGATAAATAATAGGATTTGCCGATGCTGCAAATGTAAATGAAGAGCAAATTACTTCATCCCCCTCCCCTACATTCAACATCATCAACGCAAGATGAATAGCAGCAGTTCCCGAACTTAAAGCTGCAACGCTATCTCCTCCGATATAACTGCTAATATCTTCTTCAAACTTATTGATGTGTGGTCCTATCGGAGCTATCCAATTGGTATCAAATGCTTCTGTGACATATTTAAATTCTTCTCCACCCATATGCGGAGAGGAAAGCCATATTTTATCCATTTACTTTTTTCTTATTACTTCCACCTGGGTTTTTACTAAAAAACGGCTTAATCACAGGAGTTTCAGCCTGATGTTCAATCATTTTTTCTTCTTTGGTTTTTATAAAAAACGGAATAGAAGATACAAAAAGAGCCAGACTTACTATAAGTAAAATAAACTTATCTATCCCTGTGTCTTTCATGTGATAGGCCAATAATATAAAGATAAAATTAGCAACTACCATCATTATAGTCGTTTTAGCGTGGGACAAACCTAAGGATAATAAACGATGATGAATATGATTTTTATCTGGTTTAAATGGAGATTTTTTATTTAACAGCCTAACCATAAATACTCTAAACGTATCGATTAGAGGTATTATCAAAATAGAAATAGCCAAAACAGGAGCCGTTATTATTTCTTTTCCCCCATTAATTAAGCCAATTCCATTATGTCGAATAAACTCAATGGTCAACACCGCTACAATAAAGCCAACAATCATAGAACCGGTATCTCCCATAAATATTTTATTTTTTTTCGAAAAATTATATCTCAAAAATGCTACTAAACTCCCAAATAAAGAGGCAGATAAAAGAGCCAAAGAATTATATTCATTAACATAAAACCAATATCCCAGAACCAGCGAAGAAACAATCCCTACTGATGCTGCTAAACCATCTACTCCATCAATCAGGTTGAAAGAGTTTATTATTAATATAATTACAAAAACGGTTATTACAATCGATATCCAATAAGGTATTTCACCGAAGCCCAATATATCGTACATATGTGGTATCCTAACATTTGCACCTATTGAAATGATAAGTGCTGACACTATCTGTGCTATGAACTTCTTAACCGGTGATATCATAAGTATATCATCCTTAATACCAAAAAAGAAAAGTATAACCATAGCGGCATTCAACAGGTCAAAATCTACAAATCGTTCATTAACAAACAGACTTGATGAAATTATTATCGATGCAAAAATTGAGACACCTCCTAAAGTAGGAACCAAAGTTGAATGCGAACTCCTGTTTTCAGGCTCGTCAAATAATTGTTTCATTCTTGCAACCCTGATTATAACAGGAATTGAAATATAAGTTATTATGAAAGAGGTAAATATTAACAGGAAAAATCGAACCGTCAGTGATTCAAACAAATAGTTATAGTTTTCCATATAGGAAATGTTTAGGTGTTAGTTTTTAGGGTTAACCGTTAGTAATACATATAGTTAAAGCGTTTCAAAGTATATTGTTGATAATTGACACAAATATATACTATTTTTTATAAGATCAAACTTACATTTCAAACC
It contains:
- a CDS encoding aminotransferase class I/II-fold pyridoxal phosphate-dependent enzyme is translated as MDKIWLSSPHMGGEEFKYVTEAFDTNWIAPIGPHINKFEEDISSYIGGDSVAALSSGTAAIHLALMMLNVGEGDEVICSSFTFAASANPIIYQKATPVFIDSEEETWNMSPEYLEQAIKDRISKGKKPKAIILVYLYGNAAKNDELFEVAEKYDIPVIEDAAEALGATYKGKSLGTFGEIGVFSFNGNKIITTSGGGAIVSSNKGYIDKAKFLSTQARDAAVHYQHSEIGYNYRMSNVSAAIGIGQMKVLDKHIEYRRNNYELYKKELENLGVEFVEELEGSFSNRWLTCVIIDPKKTGGKTREDIRIALEKVNVESRPLWKPMHMQPVFEEYPFYGGGVSEMLFEKGLCLPSGSNLTDEDRKRVTDNIKKALTL
- a CDS encoding MraY family glycosyltransferase gives rise to the protein MKQLFDEPENRSSHSTLVPTLGGVSIFASIIISSSLFVNERFVDFDLLNAAMVILFFFGIKDDILMISPVKKFIAQIVSALIISIGANVRIPHMYDILGFGEIPYWISIVITVFVIILIINSFNLIDGVDGLAASVGIVSSLVLGYWFYVNEYNSLALLSASLFGSLVAFLRYNFSKKNKIFMGDTGSMIVGFIVAVLTIEFIRHNGIGLINGGKEIITAPVLAISILIIPLIDTFRVFMVRLLNKKSPFKPDKNHIHHRLLSLGLSHAKTTIMMVVANFIFILLAYHMKDTGIDKFILLIVSLALFVSSIPFFIKTKEEKMIEHQAETPVIKPFFSKNPGGSNKKKVNG